One Erpetoichthys calabaricus chromosome 9, fErpCal1.3, whole genome shotgun sequence genomic region harbors:
- the LOC127529081 gene encoding uncharacterized protein LOC127529081, with protein MSILITNYDTLLIVGDFNFHVDNQCDQKVKEFMNLLDSFDLRQLVNQPTHKAGHTLDLVITKGLKVDIKQVIDTGLSDHFLLLFNIEIMIENTHEKHIVKKRFLDSSATLKLTNILTNQSVYSANYNSEENVNSKVERFNTKVRAAVDIVAPEKTVKKSSSIVIPWKTQRVSDLKRTCRRAERKWRKTKLTIDYEILKVKITEYNNTVRLERRCYFSKIINNNASNPRVLFSTIDHLLNPGNSKECLLSTSSKTCEAIAVFFNQKINDIRNNIVYLPNTKDPPKPQYSIINKLESFTRIDLPDLHKIISQMKPSTCALDPIPTNFFKEVSGVLIDNVLDIVNSSLDTGVFQTVLRLR; from the coding sequence atgtcaatcttaattacgaactatgacacactcttaatagtcggcgactttaattttcatgtagataatcaatgtgaccaaaaagtaaaagaatttatgaacctcctggactcttttgatttgagacagctcgttaatcagcctacacataaagcaggtcatacgttagacttagtaattactaaaggactaaaagttgatataaagcaggtcattgatacgggtctttcagaccattttcttctactttttaatatagaaataatgatagaaaacactcatgagaagcatattgttaaaaaacgcttcttagactcatcagcaactttaaaacttacaaacattctaaccaatcagtccgtttatagtgccaactataatagcgaggagaatgtaaatagtaaggtggaaagatttaatactaaagtgagggctgctgttgacatagttgcacctgaaaagacagttaaaaaatcttctagcattgttataccttggaagacccaaagagtgtctgatttaaagagaacatgccgtagagctgagcgtaaatggaggaagactaaactaactattgactatgagatattaaaagttaaaataacagaatacaataacacagtccgtcttgagaggcgctgctatttctctaagattataaataacaatgctagtaatcccagagtcttattttcgacaattgatcatctgttaaacccaggtaactcaaaggaatgcctcctaagtacttccagtaaaacctgtgaggctatcgctgtatttttcaatcaaaaaattaatgatattagaaataacatagtatatctccccaacactaaggatcctccgaaaccccagtactccataataaataaattagagtctttcactaggatagatttacctgatttacataaaataatttctcaaatgaaaccatccacctgtgcccttgacccaataccaacaaattttttcaaagaagtatcgggtgtgcttattgataatgttcttgacatagtaaattcgtcattagatacgggggtcttccagactgtcttaagactgcggtag